Proteins from a genomic interval of Xiphophorus maculatus strain JP 163 A chromosome 7, X_maculatus-5.0-male, whole genome shotgun sequence:
- the cerkl gene encoding ceramide kinase-like protein isoform X1, with amino-acid sequence MSEPKVEAQREPRDSSKKKKKKKKEKRKISEEEEKEEREQEEQVEKEEEKSESVLMRGIFKVGKKSHDVLLTRTRLTWTPIIPESPTGEESVVQAGVVLLQDVFAVKVKRRRMAGQQSGGAVLGLALFHSRRRGRRLEEDTLHLHNASAEHTHSWYNTLKELLTGFSCRPRYVKVFINPSSHKKEAVHIYRDHVAPLFKMADIRTDITATPLLFLSLLSADGTISVVPLFRLAAIKHTQPLTDRKGHALSVMKECKLDEYDGVVCVGGDGSVAELCHALVLRAQLDANSPENPVRAALPLGIIPAGSTDVVSCSVHGVRDPVTAALHVVLGHLQQVDMCSFLSNGQLVRFGFSAMFGFGGRSLARAEKKRWMSSSRRREYAVVKTLVRLRPEDCQLSFLPAKSSGSSLFGQQDQGEDEELDTKSAEESWVTNQGLYLSISIMSIPCLSPHAPQGLAPNTSLDNGSASLIAVGNASRSEFIKHLKRYSSSSGQFSFPFVETHSVSAVKIRPRSRIGWSEEESEDEGDSKNTPIIQSEGAALPWNIDGELVEIANEVLIRWDWLCFRTKTQITTDPTHLFEKHCYVK; translated from the exons ATGTCGGAGCCTAAGGTTGAAGCGCAACGGGAGCCGAGAGACAgcagcaagaagaagaaaaagaaaaagaaagagaagcgAAAGAtaagtgaggaggaggagaaggaagagcGGGAACAAGAGGAGCAGgtggagaaagaagaagagaagag TGAGAGTGTGTTGATGCGAGGGATCTTCAAAGTGGGGAAAAAGAGCCATGATGTCCTGCTCACACGAACCAGGCTGACATGGACCCCCATCATACCAGAGAGTCCCACAG GGGAAGAGAGCGTGGTGCAGGCAGGTGTGGTGCTGCTGCAGGACGTTTTCGCTGTGAAGGTGAAGAGGAGGCGAATGGCGGGCCAGCAGTCGGGGGGAGCCGTGCTCGGCCTCGCTCTCTTccacagcaggaggagaggaCGGAGGCTGGAGGAGGACACACTGCACCTCCACAACGCCTCCgcagaacacacacactcctggtATAACACTCTGAAAGAACTGCTCAcag ggttCAGCTGCCGGCCCAGGTATGTGAAGGTGTTTATCAACCCAAGCAGCCACAAGAAGGAGGCCGTTCACATCTACAGAGACCATGTGGCTCCTCTTTTTAAGATGGCGGACATCCGCACTGACATCACAG CTACTCCTCTTCTCTTCCTTTCCCTTCTCTCAGCAGATGGCACGATATCCGTTGTCCCCCTTTTTCGTTTGGCAGCTATCAAGCACACACAGCCAT TAACTGATAGGAAAGGTCATGCTCTCTCAGTGATGAAGGAATGCAAACTGGATGAATACGATGG GGTGGTGTGTGTCGGTGGGGACGGATCAGTGGCGGAGCTGTGCCACGCTTTGGTTCTCCGAGCTCAGCTAGATGCAAATTCTCCAGAAAACCCAGTGAGAGCAGCTCTGCCGCTGGGAATCATTCCTGCCG GTTCCACAGATGTGGTTTCCTGTTCAGTCCATGGAGTCAGAGATCCAGTCACAGCAGCTCTCCACGTTGTTTTAG GTCACCTGCAGCAGGTGGACATGTGCAGCTTCTTGTCCAACGGTCAGCTGGTGCGTTTCGGATTCTCTGCCATGTTTGGTTTTGGCGGCCGGAGCTTAGCGAGGGCAGAAAAGAAGAGGTGGATGTCATCGTCACGGCGACGAGAATATGCTGTGGTGAAGACCTTGGTCAGGCTTAg GCCAGAGGACTGCCAGCTGTCATTTTTACCTGCAAAAAGCTCAGGAAGCAGCTTGTTTGGACAACA AGACCAGGGAGAAGATGAAGAACTGGACACAAAGTCAG CAGAGGAGTCTTGGGTGACCAATCAGGGTTTGTACCTCAGCATCAGCATCATGTCTATCCCCTGTCTGAGCCCACATGCGCCTCAGGGATTGGCTCCAAACACCAG TTTAGACAATGGCAGCGCCTCACTGATCGCAGTAGGTAATGCTtccaggtcagagttcatcaagCACCTCAAGAGGTACAGCAGCTCTAGTGGACAG TTTAGCTTCCCCTTCGTGGAGACACACTCCGTGTCGGCGGTGAAGATTCGACCCCGATCACGGATTGGCTGGTCTGAGGAGGAGAGCGAAGACGAGGGAGACTCCAAAAATACACCCATCATCCAATCAGAGGGAGCCGCTCTGCCCTGGAACATCGATGGAGAGCTGGTGGAGATCGCCAATGAAGTGCTCATCAGGTGGGACTGGCTGTGTTTCAGGACTAAAACCCAAATCACTACTGATCCCACGCATTTATTTGAGAAACACTGTTATGTCAAATAA
- the cerkl gene encoding ceramide kinase-like protein isoform X2 gives MSEPKVEAQREPRDSSKKKKKKKKEKRKISEEEEKEEREQEEQVEKEEEKSESVLMRGIFKVGKKSHDVLLTRTRLTWTPIIPESPTGEESVVQAGVVLLQDVFAVKVKRRRMAGQQSGGAVLGLALFHSRRRGRRLEEDTLHLHNASAEHTHSWYNTLKELLTGFSCRPRYVKVFINPSSHKKEAVHIYRDHVAPLFKMADIRTDITATPLLFLSLLSADGTISVVPLFRLAAIKHTQPLTDRKGHALSVMKECKLDEYDGVVCVGGDGSVAELCHALVLRAQLDANSPENPVRAALPLGIIPAGSTDVVSCSVHGVRDPVTAALHVVLGHLQQVDMCSFLSNGQLVRFGFSAMFGFGGRSLARAEKKRWMSSSRRREYAVVKTLVRLRPEDCQLSFLPAKSSGSSLFGQQDQGEDEELDTKSEESWVTNQGLYLSISIMSIPCLSPHAPQGLAPNTSLDNGSASLIAVGNASRSEFIKHLKRYSSSSGQFSFPFVETHSVSAVKIRPRSRIGWSEEESEDEGDSKNTPIIQSEGAALPWNIDGELVEIANEVLIRWDWLCFRTKTQITTDPTHLFEKHCYVK, from the exons ATGTCGGAGCCTAAGGTTGAAGCGCAACGGGAGCCGAGAGACAgcagcaagaagaagaaaaagaaaaagaaagagaagcgAAAGAtaagtgaggaggaggagaaggaagagcGGGAACAAGAGGAGCAGgtggagaaagaagaagagaagag TGAGAGTGTGTTGATGCGAGGGATCTTCAAAGTGGGGAAAAAGAGCCATGATGTCCTGCTCACACGAACCAGGCTGACATGGACCCCCATCATACCAGAGAGTCCCACAG GGGAAGAGAGCGTGGTGCAGGCAGGTGTGGTGCTGCTGCAGGACGTTTTCGCTGTGAAGGTGAAGAGGAGGCGAATGGCGGGCCAGCAGTCGGGGGGAGCCGTGCTCGGCCTCGCTCTCTTccacagcaggaggagaggaCGGAGGCTGGAGGAGGACACACTGCACCTCCACAACGCCTCCgcagaacacacacactcctggtATAACACTCTGAAAGAACTGCTCAcag ggttCAGCTGCCGGCCCAGGTATGTGAAGGTGTTTATCAACCCAAGCAGCCACAAGAAGGAGGCCGTTCACATCTACAGAGACCATGTGGCTCCTCTTTTTAAGATGGCGGACATCCGCACTGACATCACAG CTACTCCTCTTCTCTTCCTTTCCCTTCTCTCAGCAGATGGCACGATATCCGTTGTCCCCCTTTTTCGTTTGGCAGCTATCAAGCACACACAGCCAT TAACTGATAGGAAAGGTCATGCTCTCTCAGTGATGAAGGAATGCAAACTGGATGAATACGATGG GGTGGTGTGTGTCGGTGGGGACGGATCAGTGGCGGAGCTGTGCCACGCTTTGGTTCTCCGAGCTCAGCTAGATGCAAATTCTCCAGAAAACCCAGTGAGAGCAGCTCTGCCGCTGGGAATCATTCCTGCCG GTTCCACAGATGTGGTTTCCTGTTCAGTCCATGGAGTCAGAGATCCAGTCACAGCAGCTCTCCACGTTGTTTTAG GTCACCTGCAGCAGGTGGACATGTGCAGCTTCTTGTCCAACGGTCAGCTGGTGCGTTTCGGATTCTCTGCCATGTTTGGTTTTGGCGGCCGGAGCTTAGCGAGGGCAGAAAAGAAGAGGTGGATGTCATCGTCACGGCGACGAGAATATGCTGTGGTGAAGACCTTGGTCAGGCTTAg GCCAGAGGACTGCCAGCTGTCATTTTTACCTGCAAAAAGCTCAGGAAGCAGCTTGTTTGGACAACA AGACCAGGGAGAAGATGAAGAACTGGACACAAAGTCAG AGGAGTCTTGGGTGACCAATCAGGGTTTGTACCTCAGCATCAGCATCATGTCTATCCCCTGTCTGAGCCCACATGCGCCTCAGGGATTGGCTCCAAACACCAG TTTAGACAATGGCAGCGCCTCACTGATCGCAGTAGGTAATGCTtccaggtcagagttcatcaagCACCTCAAGAGGTACAGCAGCTCTAGTGGACAG TTTAGCTTCCCCTTCGTGGAGACACACTCCGTGTCGGCGGTGAAGATTCGACCCCGATCACGGATTGGCTGGTCTGAGGAGGAGAGCGAAGACGAGGGAGACTCCAAAAATACACCCATCATCCAATCAGAGGGAGCCGCTCTGCCCTGGAACATCGATGGAGAGCTGGTGGAGATCGCCAATGAAGTGCTCATCAGGTGGGACTGGCTGTGTTTCAGGACTAAAACCCAAATCACTACTGATCCCACGCATTTATTTGAGAAACACTGTTATGTCAAATAA
- the cerkl gene encoding ceramide kinase-like protein isoform X4: MSEPKVEAQREPRDSSKKKKKKKKEKRKISEEEEKEEREQEEQVEKEEEKSESVLMRGIFKVGKKSHDVLLTRTRLTWTPIIPESPTGEESVVQAGVVLLQDVFAVKVKRRRMAGQQSGGAVLGLALFHSRRRGRRLEEDTLHLHNASAEHTHSWYNTLKELLTGFSCRPRYVKVFINPSSHKKEAVHIYRDHVAPLFKMADIRTDITADGTISVVPLFRLAAIKHTQPLTDRKGHALSVMKECKLDEYDGVVCVGGDGSVAELCHALVLRAQLDANSPENPVRAALPLGIIPAGSTDVVSCSVHGVRDPVTAALHVVLGHLQQVDMCSFLSNGQLVRFGFSAMFGFGGRSLARAEKKRWMSSSRRREYAVVKTLVRLRPEDCQLSFLPAKSSGSSLFGQQDQGEDEELDTKSAEESWVTNQGLYLSISIMSIPCLSPHAPQGLAPNTSLDNGSASLIAVGNASRSEFIKHLKRYSSSSGQFSFPFVETHSVSAVKIRPRSRIGWSEEESEDEGDSKNTPIIQSEGAALPWNIDGELVEIANEVLIRWDWLCFRTKTQITTDPTHLFEKHCYVK; this comes from the exons ATGTCGGAGCCTAAGGTTGAAGCGCAACGGGAGCCGAGAGACAgcagcaagaagaagaaaaagaaaaagaaagagaagcgAAAGAtaagtgaggaggaggagaaggaagagcGGGAACAAGAGGAGCAGgtggagaaagaagaagagaagag TGAGAGTGTGTTGATGCGAGGGATCTTCAAAGTGGGGAAAAAGAGCCATGATGTCCTGCTCACACGAACCAGGCTGACATGGACCCCCATCATACCAGAGAGTCCCACAG GGGAAGAGAGCGTGGTGCAGGCAGGTGTGGTGCTGCTGCAGGACGTTTTCGCTGTGAAGGTGAAGAGGAGGCGAATGGCGGGCCAGCAGTCGGGGGGAGCCGTGCTCGGCCTCGCTCTCTTccacagcaggaggagaggaCGGAGGCTGGAGGAGGACACACTGCACCTCCACAACGCCTCCgcagaacacacacactcctggtATAACACTCTGAAAGAACTGCTCAcag ggttCAGCTGCCGGCCCAGGTATGTGAAGGTGTTTATCAACCCAAGCAGCCACAAGAAGGAGGCCGTTCACATCTACAGAGACCATGTGGCTCCTCTTTTTAAGATGGCGGACATCCGCACTGACATCACAG CAGATGGCACGATATCCGTTGTCCCCCTTTTTCGTTTGGCAGCTATCAAGCACACACAGCCAT TAACTGATAGGAAAGGTCATGCTCTCTCAGTGATGAAGGAATGCAAACTGGATGAATACGATGG GGTGGTGTGTGTCGGTGGGGACGGATCAGTGGCGGAGCTGTGCCACGCTTTGGTTCTCCGAGCTCAGCTAGATGCAAATTCTCCAGAAAACCCAGTGAGAGCAGCTCTGCCGCTGGGAATCATTCCTGCCG GTTCCACAGATGTGGTTTCCTGTTCAGTCCATGGAGTCAGAGATCCAGTCACAGCAGCTCTCCACGTTGTTTTAG GTCACCTGCAGCAGGTGGACATGTGCAGCTTCTTGTCCAACGGTCAGCTGGTGCGTTTCGGATTCTCTGCCATGTTTGGTTTTGGCGGCCGGAGCTTAGCGAGGGCAGAAAAGAAGAGGTGGATGTCATCGTCACGGCGACGAGAATATGCTGTGGTGAAGACCTTGGTCAGGCTTAg GCCAGAGGACTGCCAGCTGTCATTTTTACCTGCAAAAAGCTCAGGAAGCAGCTTGTTTGGACAACA AGACCAGGGAGAAGATGAAGAACTGGACACAAAGTCAG CAGAGGAGTCTTGGGTGACCAATCAGGGTTTGTACCTCAGCATCAGCATCATGTCTATCCCCTGTCTGAGCCCACATGCGCCTCAGGGATTGGCTCCAAACACCAG TTTAGACAATGGCAGCGCCTCACTGATCGCAGTAGGTAATGCTtccaggtcagagttcatcaagCACCTCAAGAGGTACAGCAGCTCTAGTGGACAG TTTAGCTTCCCCTTCGTGGAGACACACTCCGTGTCGGCGGTGAAGATTCGACCCCGATCACGGATTGGCTGGTCTGAGGAGGAGAGCGAAGACGAGGGAGACTCCAAAAATACACCCATCATCCAATCAGAGGGAGCCGCTCTGCCCTGGAACATCGATGGAGAGCTGGTGGAGATCGCCAATGAAGTGCTCATCAGGTGGGACTGGCTGTGTTTCAGGACTAAAACCCAAATCACTACTGATCCCACGCATTTATTTGAGAAACACTGTTATGTCAAATAA
- the cerkl gene encoding ceramide kinase-like protein isoform X5 produces MSEPKVEAQREPRDSSKKKKKKKKEKRKISEEEEKEEREQEEQVEKEEEKSESVLMRGIFKVGKKSHDVLLTRTRLTWTPIIPESPTGEESVVQAGVVLLQDVFAVKVKRRRMAGQQSGGAVLGLALFHSRRRGRRLEEDTLHLHNASAEHTHSWYNTLKELLTGFSCRPRYVKVFINPSSHKKEAVHIYRDHVAPLFKMADIRTDITVTDRKGHALSVMKECKLDEYDGVVCVGGDGSVAELCHALVLRAQLDANSPENPVRAALPLGIIPAGSTDVVSCSVHGVRDPVTAALHVVLGHLQQVDMCSFLSNGQLVRFGFSAMFGFGGRSLARAEKKRWMSSSRRREYAVVKTLVRLRPEDCQLSFLPAKSSGSSLFGQQDQGEDEELDTKSAEESWVTNQGLYLSISIMSIPCLSPHAPQGLAPNTSLDNGSASLIAVGNASRSEFIKHLKRYSSSSGQFSFPFVETHSVSAVKIRPRSRIGWSEEESEDEGDSKNTPIIQSEGAALPWNIDGELVEIANEVLIRWDWLCFRTKTQITTDPTHLFEKHCYVK; encoded by the exons ATGTCGGAGCCTAAGGTTGAAGCGCAACGGGAGCCGAGAGACAgcagcaagaagaagaaaaagaaaaagaaagagaagcgAAAGAtaagtgaggaggaggagaaggaagagcGGGAACAAGAGGAGCAGgtggagaaagaagaagagaagag TGAGAGTGTGTTGATGCGAGGGATCTTCAAAGTGGGGAAAAAGAGCCATGATGTCCTGCTCACACGAACCAGGCTGACATGGACCCCCATCATACCAGAGAGTCCCACAG GGGAAGAGAGCGTGGTGCAGGCAGGTGTGGTGCTGCTGCAGGACGTTTTCGCTGTGAAGGTGAAGAGGAGGCGAATGGCGGGCCAGCAGTCGGGGGGAGCCGTGCTCGGCCTCGCTCTCTTccacagcaggaggagaggaCGGAGGCTGGAGGAGGACACACTGCACCTCCACAACGCCTCCgcagaacacacacactcctggtATAACACTCTGAAAGAACTGCTCAcag ggttCAGCTGCCGGCCCAGGTATGTGAAGGTGTTTATCAACCCAAGCAGCCACAAGAAGGAGGCCGTTCACATCTACAGAGACCATGTGGCTCCTCTTTTTAAGATGGCGGACATCCGCACTGACATCACAG TAACTGATAGGAAAGGTCATGCTCTCTCAGTGATGAAGGAATGCAAACTGGATGAATACGATGG GGTGGTGTGTGTCGGTGGGGACGGATCAGTGGCGGAGCTGTGCCACGCTTTGGTTCTCCGAGCTCAGCTAGATGCAAATTCTCCAGAAAACCCAGTGAGAGCAGCTCTGCCGCTGGGAATCATTCCTGCCG GTTCCACAGATGTGGTTTCCTGTTCAGTCCATGGAGTCAGAGATCCAGTCACAGCAGCTCTCCACGTTGTTTTAG GTCACCTGCAGCAGGTGGACATGTGCAGCTTCTTGTCCAACGGTCAGCTGGTGCGTTTCGGATTCTCTGCCATGTTTGGTTTTGGCGGCCGGAGCTTAGCGAGGGCAGAAAAGAAGAGGTGGATGTCATCGTCACGGCGACGAGAATATGCTGTGGTGAAGACCTTGGTCAGGCTTAg GCCAGAGGACTGCCAGCTGTCATTTTTACCTGCAAAAAGCTCAGGAAGCAGCTTGTTTGGACAACA AGACCAGGGAGAAGATGAAGAACTGGACACAAAGTCAG CAGAGGAGTCTTGGGTGACCAATCAGGGTTTGTACCTCAGCATCAGCATCATGTCTATCCCCTGTCTGAGCCCACATGCGCCTCAGGGATTGGCTCCAAACACCAG TTTAGACAATGGCAGCGCCTCACTGATCGCAGTAGGTAATGCTtccaggtcagagttcatcaagCACCTCAAGAGGTACAGCAGCTCTAGTGGACAG TTTAGCTTCCCCTTCGTGGAGACACACTCCGTGTCGGCGGTGAAGATTCGACCCCGATCACGGATTGGCTGGTCTGAGGAGGAGAGCGAAGACGAGGGAGACTCCAAAAATACACCCATCATCCAATCAGAGGGAGCCGCTCTGCCCTGGAACATCGATGGAGAGCTGGTGGAGATCGCCAATGAAGTGCTCATCAGGTGGGACTGGCTGTGTTTCAGGACTAAAACCCAAATCACTACTGATCCCACGCATTTATTTGAGAAACACTGTTATGTCAAATAA
- the cerkl gene encoding ceramide kinase-like protein isoform X3: MSEPKVEAQREPRDSSKKKKKKKKEKRKISEEEEKEEREQEEQVEKEEEKSESVLMRGIFKVGKKSHDVLLTRTRLTWTPIIPESPTGEESVVQAGVVLLQDVFAVKVKRRRMAGQQSGGAVLGLALFHSRRRGRRLEEDTLHLHNASAEHTHSWYNTLKELLTGFSCRPRYVKVFINPSSHKKEAVHIYRDHVAPLFKMADIRTDITATPLLFLSLLSADGTISVVPLFRLAAIKHTQPLTDRKGHALSVMKECKLDEYDGVVCVGGDGSVAELCHALVLRAQLDANSPENPVRAALPLGIIPAGSTDVVSCSVHGVRDPVTAALHVVLGHLQQVDMCSFLSNGQLVRFGFSAMFGFGGRSLARAEKKRWMSSSRRREYAVVKTLVRLRPEDCQLSFLPAKSSGSSLFGQQDQGEDEELDTKSAEESWVTNQGLYLSISIMSIPCLSPHAPQGLAPNTSLDNGSASLIAVGNASRSEFIKHLKRYSSSSGQFSFPFVETHSVSAVKIRPRSRIGWSEEESEDEGDSKNTPIIQSEGAALPWNIDGELVEIANEVLIRVHPRLIALYGEEVHEAESTVTCSCI, translated from the exons ATGTCGGAGCCTAAGGTTGAAGCGCAACGGGAGCCGAGAGACAgcagcaagaagaagaaaaagaaaaagaaagagaagcgAAAGAtaagtgaggaggaggagaaggaagagcGGGAACAAGAGGAGCAGgtggagaaagaagaagagaagag TGAGAGTGTGTTGATGCGAGGGATCTTCAAAGTGGGGAAAAAGAGCCATGATGTCCTGCTCACACGAACCAGGCTGACATGGACCCCCATCATACCAGAGAGTCCCACAG GGGAAGAGAGCGTGGTGCAGGCAGGTGTGGTGCTGCTGCAGGACGTTTTCGCTGTGAAGGTGAAGAGGAGGCGAATGGCGGGCCAGCAGTCGGGGGGAGCCGTGCTCGGCCTCGCTCTCTTccacagcaggaggagaggaCGGAGGCTGGAGGAGGACACACTGCACCTCCACAACGCCTCCgcagaacacacacactcctggtATAACACTCTGAAAGAACTGCTCAcag ggttCAGCTGCCGGCCCAGGTATGTGAAGGTGTTTATCAACCCAAGCAGCCACAAGAAGGAGGCCGTTCACATCTACAGAGACCATGTGGCTCCTCTTTTTAAGATGGCGGACATCCGCACTGACATCACAG CTACTCCTCTTCTCTTCCTTTCCCTTCTCTCAGCAGATGGCACGATATCCGTTGTCCCCCTTTTTCGTTTGGCAGCTATCAAGCACACACAGCCAT TAACTGATAGGAAAGGTCATGCTCTCTCAGTGATGAAGGAATGCAAACTGGATGAATACGATGG GGTGGTGTGTGTCGGTGGGGACGGATCAGTGGCGGAGCTGTGCCACGCTTTGGTTCTCCGAGCTCAGCTAGATGCAAATTCTCCAGAAAACCCAGTGAGAGCAGCTCTGCCGCTGGGAATCATTCCTGCCG GTTCCACAGATGTGGTTTCCTGTTCAGTCCATGGAGTCAGAGATCCAGTCACAGCAGCTCTCCACGTTGTTTTAG GTCACCTGCAGCAGGTGGACATGTGCAGCTTCTTGTCCAACGGTCAGCTGGTGCGTTTCGGATTCTCTGCCATGTTTGGTTTTGGCGGCCGGAGCTTAGCGAGGGCAGAAAAGAAGAGGTGGATGTCATCGTCACGGCGACGAGAATATGCTGTGGTGAAGACCTTGGTCAGGCTTAg GCCAGAGGACTGCCAGCTGTCATTTTTACCTGCAAAAAGCTCAGGAAGCAGCTTGTTTGGACAACA AGACCAGGGAGAAGATGAAGAACTGGACACAAAGTCAG CAGAGGAGTCTTGGGTGACCAATCAGGGTTTGTACCTCAGCATCAGCATCATGTCTATCCCCTGTCTGAGCCCACATGCGCCTCAGGGATTGGCTCCAAACACCAG TTTAGACAATGGCAGCGCCTCACTGATCGCAGTAGGTAATGCTtccaggtcagagttcatcaagCACCTCAAGAGGTACAGCAGCTCTAGTGGACAG TTTAGCTTCCCCTTCGTGGAGACACACTCCGTGTCGGCGGTGAAGATTCGACCCCGATCACGGATTGGCTGGTCTGAGGAGGAGAGCGAAGACGAGGGAGACTCCAAAAATACACCCATCATCCAATCAGAGGGAGCCGCTCTGCCCTGGAACATCGATGGAGAGCTGGTGGAGATCGCCAATGAAGTGCTCATCAG GGTCCATCCGAGACTCATCGCTCTGTATGGGGAGGAGGTACATGAGGCAGAGTCAACAGTCACCTGCAGCTGCATCTGA
- the cerkl gene encoding ceramide kinase-like protein isoform X6 yields the protein MSEPKVEAQREPRDSSKKKKKKKKEKRKISEEEEKEEREQEEQVEKEEEKSESVLMRGIFKVGKKSHDVLLTRTRLTWTPIIPESPTGEESVVQAGVVLLQDVFAVKVKRRRMAGQQSGGAVLGLALFHSRRRGRRLEEDTLHLHNASAEHTHSWYNTLKELLTGFSCRPRYVKVFINPSSHKKEAVHIYRDHVAPLFKMADIRTDITVTDRKGHALSVMKECKLDEYDGVVCVGGDGSVAELCHALVLRAQLDANSPENPVRAALPLGIIPAGSTDVVSCSVHGVRDPVTAALHVVLGHLQQVDMCSFLSNGQLVRFGFSAMFGFGGRSLARAEKKRWMSSSRRREYAVVKTLVRLRPEDCQLSFLPAKSSGSSLFGQQDQGEDEELDTKSAEESWVTNQGLYLSISIMSIPCLSPHAPQGLAPNTSLDNGSASLIAVGNASRSEFIKHLKRYSSSSGQFSFPFVETHSVSAVKIRPRSRIGWSEEESEDEGDSKNTPIIQSEGAALPWNIDGELVEIANEVLIRVHPRLIALYGEEVHEAESTVTCSCI from the exons ATGTCGGAGCCTAAGGTTGAAGCGCAACGGGAGCCGAGAGACAgcagcaagaagaagaaaaagaaaaagaaagagaagcgAAAGAtaagtgaggaggaggagaaggaagagcGGGAACAAGAGGAGCAGgtggagaaagaagaagagaagag TGAGAGTGTGTTGATGCGAGGGATCTTCAAAGTGGGGAAAAAGAGCCATGATGTCCTGCTCACACGAACCAGGCTGACATGGACCCCCATCATACCAGAGAGTCCCACAG GGGAAGAGAGCGTGGTGCAGGCAGGTGTGGTGCTGCTGCAGGACGTTTTCGCTGTGAAGGTGAAGAGGAGGCGAATGGCGGGCCAGCAGTCGGGGGGAGCCGTGCTCGGCCTCGCTCTCTTccacagcaggaggagaggaCGGAGGCTGGAGGAGGACACACTGCACCTCCACAACGCCTCCgcagaacacacacactcctggtATAACACTCTGAAAGAACTGCTCAcag ggttCAGCTGCCGGCCCAGGTATGTGAAGGTGTTTATCAACCCAAGCAGCCACAAGAAGGAGGCCGTTCACATCTACAGAGACCATGTGGCTCCTCTTTTTAAGATGGCGGACATCCGCACTGACATCACAG TAACTGATAGGAAAGGTCATGCTCTCTCAGTGATGAAGGAATGCAAACTGGATGAATACGATGG GGTGGTGTGTGTCGGTGGGGACGGATCAGTGGCGGAGCTGTGCCACGCTTTGGTTCTCCGAGCTCAGCTAGATGCAAATTCTCCAGAAAACCCAGTGAGAGCAGCTCTGCCGCTGGGAATCATTCCTGCCG GTTCCACAGATGTGGTTTCCTGTTCAGTCCATGGAGTCAGAGATCCAGTCACAGCAGCTCTCCACGTTGTTTTAG GTCACCTGCAGCAGGTGGACATGTGCAGCTTCTTGTCCAACGGTCAGCTGGTGCGTTTCGGATTCTCTGCCATGTTTGGTTTTGGCGGCCGGAGCTTAGCGAGGGCAGAAAAGAAGAGGTGGATGTCATCGTCACGGCGACGAGAATATGCTGTGGTGAAGACCTTGGTCAGGCTTAg GCCAGAGGACTGCCAGCTGTCATTTTTACCTGCAAAAAGCTCAGGAAGCAGCTTGTTTGGACAACA AGACCAGGGAGAAGATGAAGAACTGGACACAAAGTCAG CAGAGGAGTCTTGGGTGACCAATCAGGGTTTGTACCTCAGCATCAGCATCATGTCTATCCCCTGTCTGAGCCCACATGCGCCTCAGGGATTGGCTCCAAACACCAG TTTAGACAATGGCAGCGCCTCACTGATCGCAGTAGGTAATGCTtccaggtcagagttcatcaagCACCTCAAGAGGTACAGCAGCTCTAGTGGACAG TTTAGCTTCCCCTTCGTGGAGACACACTCCGTGTCGGCGGTGAAGATTCGACCCCGATCACGGATTGGCTGGTCTGAGGAGGAGAGCGAAGACGAGGGAGACTCCAAAAATACACCCATCATCCAATCAGAGGGAGCCGCTCTGCCCTGGAACATCGATGGAGAGCTGGTGGAGATCGCCAATGAAGTGCTCATCAG GGTCCATCCGAGACTCATCGCTCTGTATGGGGAGGAGGTACATGAGGCAGAGTCAACAGTCACCTGCAGCTGCATCTGA